In Vicinamibacteria bacterium, the following proteins share a genomic window:
- the guaA gene encoding glutamine-hydrolyzing GMP synthase, producing the protein MERDTIAILDFGSQYTQLIARRFRELQVYSEILPPNIRASRLRARPLRGIVLSGGPDSVYARTAPRCDKAIFDLGVPVLGICYGMQLMAHTLGGDVRRAGGSEYGHALFEPRGDGPLLRGLRSPTRVWMSHGDSILQAPPGFRVMGSSGANPVAAMEAPERRLFGILFHPEVVHTEEGMTVLTNFLDICGCDRHWNAASFIEDAVSRIRATVGEGRVICALSGGVDSAVTALLVHRAVGDRLTSVFVDNGLLRLDEAAQVRQRFAQRLKLKVVFVDAARRFLARLKGVADPEQKRKIIGREFIEVFKAAKAGKADFLAQGTLYPDVIESTSVRGPSVVIKSHHNVGGLPKGLKFKLVEPLRELFKDEVRAVGLRLGLDEEFVYRQPFPGPGLAVRCLGPVSRKRLDLLRAADAVLVQEIKAAGLYRSLWQSFAVLLPVRSVGVMGDDRTYQFTAAIRAVDSKDGMTADWARLPHDLLARISSRIVNEVRGINRVVYDVSSKPPSTIEWE; encoded by the coding sequence ATGGAACGAGACACCATCGCCATCCTCGATTTCGGCTCGCAATACACGCAACTCATCGCACGCCGCTTTCGCGAGCTGCAGGTCTATTCCGAGATCCTGCCCCCCAACATCCGCGCGTCTCGGCTCCGGGCACGGCCTCTGCGCGGAATCGTGCTCTCGGGGGGCCCGGACAGCGTCTATGCCCGAACCGCGCCCCGCTGCGATAAGGCCATCTTCGACCTGGGCGTGCCCGTGCTCGGGATCTGCTACGGCATGCAGCTCATGGCCCATACGCTCGGCGGCGACGTGCGGCGGGCGGGGGGGAGCGAGTACGGCCACGCCCTCTTCGAGCCCCGGGGCGACGGGCCCCTGCTGCGGGGGCTGAGGTCGCCGACCCGGGTCTGGATGAGCCATGGGGATTCCATCCTGCAGGCTCCCCCGGGCTTTCGGGTCATGGGGTCGAGCGGGGCCAACCCGGTGGCGGCCATGGAGGCTCCGGAGCGGCGCCTTTTCGGCATCCTCTTTCATCCCGAGGTCGTCCACACCGAGGAGGGAATGACCGTTCTCACCAACTTCCTCGACATCTGTGGCTGCGACCGGCACTGGAACGCGGCCTCCTTCATCGAGGATGCGGTGTCCAGGATCCGGGCCACGGTCGGTGAGGGGCGGGTGATATGCGCGCTCTCCGGGGGCGTGGACTCCGCGGTGACCGCCCTCCTCGTGCACCGCGCGGTGGGGGACCGGCTCACTTCCGTCTTCGTGGACAACGGCCTTCTCCGCCTCGACGAGGCGGCCCAGGTTCGGCAGCGCTTCGCCCAGAGGTTGAAGCTGAAGGTGGTCTTCGTGGACGCGGCCCGCCGGTTCCTGGCCCGGCTCAAGGGAGTCGCGGATCCCGAACAGAAGCGCAAGATCATCGGCCGGGAATTCATCGAGGTCTTCAAGGCCGCCAAGGCGGGCAAGGCCGACTTTCTGGCCCAGGGCACCCTCTACCCGGACGTGATCGAGTCCACGTCCGTGCGCGGCCCCTCGGTCGTCATCAAGAGCCACCACAACGTGGGGGGCCTTCCCAAGGGGCTGAAGTTCAAGCTGGTGGAGCCGTTGCGGGAGCTTTTCAAGGACGAGGTGCGGGCGGTGGGCCTGCGCCTGGGGCTGGACGAGGAGTTCGTCTATCGGCAGCCGTTTCCCGGCCCTGGCTTGGCCGTGCGCTGCCTGGGCCCGGTCAGTCGGAAGCGGCTCGACCTGCTGCGGGCTGCGGACGCCGTGCTCGTGCAGGAAATCAAGGCCGCCGGCCTTTACCGCTCCCTCTGGCAGTCGTTCGCGGTCCTCTTGCCCGTGCGCTCGGTGGGGGTGATGGGAGACGACCGCACCTACCAGTTCACCGCCGCCATCCGGGCGGTGGACTCCAAAGATGGCATGACCGCGGACTGGGCCCGCCTGCCCCACGACCTCTTGGCCCGGATTTCGAGTCGGATCGTCAACGAGGTGCGGGGGATAAATCGCGTGGTCTATGACGTGAGCAGCAAGCCTCCTTCCACGATCGAATGGGAATGA
- a CDS encoding PQQ-binding-like beta-propeller repeat protein, whose product MRVRGLASLLLLPSLVACGGRLKPPPSPALFPMTTLWTAALEDLVEGPLAADEKRIFVTTRDGTVLALDRDTGAPAWKVSGLAGLVAGGPTALVLRQADGTVLRLHPESGSVLWRANSAVSGGLAPVVDGDRILVAGNGLAALDAQTGAVLWSVGGGTAASSLPEVFGARLLVGEQDGTLRCRDRATGVSLWTFRTASTLLAPPRVAGDHRIFLGTTDRRVVALSLEKGRLAWRWKVGADVQSAPALQGNLVLVAAFDAVLYAINRSNGNLAWRAPLPSRPLCSPMPVGTAVLVACHENEILGFDLKTGARHGGLKTTAQIRTPPLLLDGRLYLGLRNRSVVALKLAEPGEPGGPPPSPSPSPAPSPSPSPSKP is encoded by the coding sequence TTGAGAGTCCGCGGGCTCGCCTCCCTGCTCCTCCTCCCCTCGCTCGTGGCCTGCGGCGGCCGCCTCAAGCCTCCCCCCTCCCCCGCCCTTTTTCCCATGACCACCCTTTGGACCGCGGCCCTGGAGGACCTCGTGGAGGGACCGTTGGCCGCAGACGAGAAGCGGATCTTCGTCACCACCCGCGACGGCACGGTGCTCGCTCTCGACCGCGACACAGGGGCTCCGGCCTGGAAGGTTAGCGGGCTGGCCGGGCTTGTGGCCGGCGGGCCGACCGCTCTCGTGCTACGTCAGGCCGACGGCACCGTGTTGCGCCTCCACCCGGAGTCGGGCTCCGTCCTCTGGCGCGCGAACTCCGCGGTCTCGGGCGGGCTGGCTCCGGTCGTGGATGGGGACCGGATACTGGTGGCGGGCAACGGGCTGGCCGCGCTCGACGCCCAGACGGGTGCCGTCTTGTGGTCGGTGGGAGGAGGAACGGCCGCGAGCTCCCTCCCCGAGGTCTTTGGGGCGCGCTTGCTGGTGGGAGAGCAGGACGGTACCCTGCGCTGCCGCGACCGCGCGACCGGGGTCTCCCTCTGGACGTTTCGCACCGCCTCCACCCTGCTGGCCCCCCCCCGGGTGGCCGGGGACCACCGGATCTTCCTCGGCACCACTGACCGCCGAGTCGTGGCCCTGAGCCTGGAGAAAGGCCGGCTTGCCTGGCGCTGGAAGGTGGGGGCGGACGTCCAGAGCGCGCCCGCGCTGCAGGGAAACCTGGTCCTGGTCGCCGCCTTCGACGCTGTCCTCTACGCCATCAACCGCAGCAACGGCAACTTGGCTTGGCGCGCGCCCCTCCCTTCGCGGCCCCTTTGCAGCCCGATGCCGGTGGGGACGGCCGTGCTCGTGGCCTGCCACGAGAACGAGATCCTGGGCTTCGACCTGAAGACGGGGGCCCGCCACGGCGGCCTCAAGACCACCGCGCAGATCCGCACTCCTCCGCTTCTCCTGGACGGGCGGCTCTATCTGGGCCTCCGCAACCGGTCCGTCGTGGCCTTGAAGCTCGCGGAGCCGGGGGAACCCGGCGGTCCCCCTCCCTCTCCATCTCCATCCCCCGCTCCCTCTCCATCTCCGTCTCCCTCCAAACCTTGA